The Deltaproteobacteria bacterium sequence GCTGGCGGCTACCCCCTGGTCGTCGTCGACCACCGCTATCTTCTTCACAACCTCTCTCCGTCGTCGAGACGCCGCCTGCGTCTCCGCCGCTACATCTTCTCAGGCGCCGAGACCCCTATGAGCCCGAGGCCGTTTGCGATGACGGTGCGCACGGCCGAGCAGAGCAGAAGCCTGGCCGCCGTGAGCTCGTCGTCGTCGGTCACCACGCGGGTGTGGTTATAGTAGGAATGGAAGAGGCCGGCCAGCTCGCGCAGGTAGAAGGTCATCCTGTGGGGCTCAGCCTCTTCGGCGCTCCGCACCACCACCTCCTCGAAGAGCGAGAGGTGTCTTATGATCCTGAGCTCGTCCTTCTCCGCAAGCCTCGCCAGCACCCGGGGCGAAGGCTGCGAGGGAGCCGTAAACCCCTTCTCCGCGGCAAAGGCCCCTATGCTGCATATGCGGGCGTGGCAGTACTGCACGTAGTAGACGGGGTTCTCCGGCGCCTGACTCTTGGCCAGGTCGAGATCGAACTCCAGGTGGGCGTCGGACTTCCTCATGAGGAAGAAGAAGCGGCAGGCGTCGCTTCCCACCTCGTCCATCACGTCGCGCAGCGTCACGAACTCTCCGGCCCGCGTGGACATGGCCACCGGCTCACCGCCGCGCGTAAGGCTCACGAGCTGGATGAAGACGATGCGCAGCCTGCCCTCGTCGCATCCCAGCGCCCTGAAGAGCGCCTTCATCCTCGGTCCGTAGCCGTGGTGGTCGGCCCCCCAGATATCTATTATCTCGTCGAAACCCCGCTCCAGTTTCTCGCGGTGGTAGGCGATGTCCGAGGCGAAGTAGGTGAGCGAGCCGTCGGCCTTGACGAGCACCCTGTCCTTGTCGTCGCCGAGGGCCGAGGTGGCCAACCACGTGGCGCCGTCCTTGTCGTAGACGTGCCCCCGGCGCCTCAGCTCCCCGATGGTCTCGGCCACCACTCCCCGCTCGTGAAGCGAGGCCTCGCTATACCATACATCGAAACAGACGCCGAAATCCTTTAGGTCTTTTTTGATGCCCTCGAGGATCGCCTCCTTTGCGAAATCCCGGAAGAAGTCCCGGCACCGCTCCTCGGGCTCGTCGAGGAAGCGGTCGCCGTGCTTGGCCACCACGTCCCTGGCGATGTCCCTTATATAGTCTCCCCGGTAGTGGTCGTCGGGGAAGTCTATCTCCCGGCCGAGCATCTCCAGGTAGCGGAGCCTCACCGACTCGGCCAGGGTGTTCATCTGGCGGCCCACGTCGTTGAGGTAGTACTCGCGGGTCACATCGAAGCCGGCGGCCTCGAGCAGGTTGGCGAGCGAGTCTCCTATGGCGGCGCCGCGGCCGTGGCCTATGTGGAGAGGACCGGTGGGGTTGGCGCTCACGAACTCCACCTGGACCCTCCGCCCCCGGCCCGCCGCGCTGCGGCCGAAGTCGCGGCCTCTCCGGGCTATCTCGGCGAGCACGGCGGCCCAGAAACTCTTTTCGAGAAAGATGTTTATGAAGCCCGGACCTGCGACCTCGCACCGCTCCACGCCCTCGGCCCCGGCGATACGCCGGGCCAGGGTTGCGGCGATCTCGCGGGGCGGGCGGCGCTGCGAGGAGGCCAGGAGCATGGCCACGTTGGTGGCGAAGTCGCCGAACTCCTCTCTCTTGGGCTT is a genomic window containing:
- a CDS encoding arginine--tRNA ligase — encoded protein: MRAKIAGLVEEALRAAVEDGELKAADFPEIILEKPKREEFGDFATNVAMLLASSQRRPPREIAATLARRIAGAEGVERCEVAGPGFINIFLEKSFWAAVLAEIARRGRDFGRSAAGRGRRVQVEFVSANPTGPLHIGHGRGAAIGDSLANLLEAAGFDVTREYYLNDVGRQMNTLAESVRLRYLEMLGREIDFPDDHYRGDYIRDIARDVVAKHGDRFLDEPEERCRDFFRDFAKEAILEGIKKDLKDFGVCFDVWYSEASLHERGVVAETIGELRRRGHVYDKDGATWLATSALGDDKDRVLVKADGSLTYFASDIAYHREKLERGFDEIIDIWGADHHGYGPRMKALFRALGCDEGRLRIVFIQLVSLTRGGEPVAMSTRAGEFVTLRDVMDEVGSDACRFFFLMRKSDAHLEFDLDLAKSQAPENPVYYVQYCHARICSIGAFAAEKGFTAPSQPSPRVLARLAEKDELRIIRHLSLFEEVVVRSAEEAEPHRMTFYLRELAGLFHSYYNHTRVVTDDDELTAARLLLCSAVRTVIANGLGLIGVSAPEKM